gcatcaaatcagcatgtttaaacgatttctgaaagataatgtgatgctgatgactggagtaatggctactgaaaattcagctatgccatcaaataaataaataaataaagaatacattttaaaaatatataaaaaaaaagagaaaagttgttttaaattttattatttaaaaaatatcagcttttactgtatttataatcaaaaaaatgcagccttggtgagcatgagagacttttcaaaaaaaaacttttgactggtagtgtgcaTAAACAGTAACACAAAGCACAAATATTTGAAAGTAATAACTTGCAGTTCTACAATTCAGATACAGATCAATTCATTTGATACAATGGATGCACTGAATTCATTCATCAGAGCACTTCAATCTGGCAATTCCTGAGTTCCTAAGATTTTTGAACAACTAGTAACATCAACAAACCATAAGCAATGCGTTTCCAGTCAACTATCTAAAAGAAGATTGTTACTAGAGTCAGACACGCACCCCTTCCCAACCAGCTCAAGGCTCACCTCCACCATCCTGCTCTGCTTTGATCTGGGCCTCCAGGTCTTCTGGGTCCACATACTGGTAGTTCTCATCCTCCTCTGGTGGTTTGCACTTTCCacagcagaaacagcagcagcaacagcagcagcaacaggaGAAGACGGCACAGCACATGACCATACCCTGCAGCAAAGACACAGACCTCAGATCAGAGACGTCTCTCTCAGAAAGGCACGTTTAATGCCACAGCAATGGGAGAAGTTTGCAATATGCAACATCCAGCTACTAGTCAGTTTTAGCCAGTCAGTCACTATATTTGTCATGCTAGGAAGTTTGCAGAGCTTTCGGAAAGCTCCTAAGCTGAAACACAAGAGAAATGATTGGCAAAAAACAAAGcacatcaacatttatttatagttttggAGATCAAAACAGGATGATGCATTTTAATCAGGCTCAGTTGTCTTGCTTTCTACATTAAGCTTATTTGAGAAAATTATCACATGTGGATCAAAAGCCACTATCATCTGTAAAGTAAAATCAAAATTTAGCACCTCAAAGACAACAAAGCTTGCTAAATGACGTCTGTTCACCGAGTGCCTATAGTGCtaaacactgtttatttttgaTTGCGTTTCCAATAATACTTCACAAACAGCAAACATCACTCCAAGCAAAACTATGTAATTCCTTATTTCATCAAAACGGTCTCTCTGGGTAAGTTAACATCACTTCAGAATGTCAGTTTAGGTCAACACACTGAGGCAATCGGTAACatagggggaagttgtggcctaactaccaaagttgtggcctaatggttagagtgtttgactcctaaccctaaggttgtgggtttgagtcgcgggccggcaataccacgactgaggtgcacttgagcaagtcactgaacccccaactgctccccgggcgcttgcagcataaatggcttgtacctgctccgggtgtgtgttcactttgtgtgtgtgttcactgctgtgtgtgtgcaatttggatgggttaaatgcagagcacgaattcggaGTATGGGtctccatacttggctgtatgtcacgtcactttttttttttcacacttttagctttttttaatgcaacagtAAATAAAAGCTCAGTTTAAAGTGAAATGAGTTCTCACCTTGAACCACCATTTTGACATGAGAAAATAGTATTTGACACTCTCTTCTCCAAACTGCTCGGACACGTAGAGCCCCATGGAACCGTATTCATCGTAGATCTTGCGCTTGGTCTCATCAGTGAGAATTGAGTTGGCATTGTTGATTTCTTTGAACTTTTCTGCAGCTTCAGGGTTGTCTGGATTCTTGTCTGGATGGTATTTCAGAGCCAGTTTTCTGTAAAACAAAGAATTTTGTAAGTCCTGAATCTTTTGCAGAACATACAACTCTCTTGAAATGATGAATCAAACAATTTATCAAACTTCAATTTTATacacaatacataaaaacaataaaaaaaaaacaaaaaaaaaagaaaaaaaaataattaaaaacacttcataacaatataaaaaaaccaaggtatacaaaatcaaaattttattaatcatctcattatattcatataatgaaagttttgtcaGAATCAAGGCAAACGTTTATCACTTTAAAGTAAAGAGAAGTCTTTTGTTTCgatttagaaataataatgatacaatGCTGAACATAAAACATGTtcagaaatgtattaataaatatttataaacaatttttgtTAAACGTAATTACAATTGATGTTTAATTCTTTaccataaaataagaaaatattaaataaaaaaaatctgtattactagcatatattattttttaaatcacttgtATAAAATAAgcatactgtaataaatactgaaatattatataatattgatatgctaaaataaatggtaaatttAGAAATTATAGTGCAATAATTCTGGTACATATCGAAATAATTGGCAGTATGATAGCAGCACTGGTGAATGTagtcttgatttttttataaacaggtttaaaatatttttcatccaatatttcTAAAGAAACCTGAATAACTGCAAGTTAGTGTGACAGCATTTAGTGTACCTGTAGGCTCTTTTAATGTCCTCTGCTGTTGCCCCTTTCTCCAGTCCCAGCACCTTGTATAAAGTGTCCCCTGTAGTGGACATTTTCCTCTGAGGCCTGTCAGAGGGTGGCTTGGCGTCTGCCATGATTCAATGCTGAAGAATAGGAAAAAGAGACTTCTGCTCTTCAAAGAACTCAGCATCACATTATTGACATATAGAACAATGTACACAGCCAAAGCAAGCAGAAAGCACTCAGCTCTGTTTTAATATCACACTGTGTGAACACAAGGTGTGGCGAAGCTAAATCctgtgttaatgttgaaaaaacaGGTGGAGTTTTCAGATGCTTATCCATCAGGAAATGTTAAACACTAAAGAGAAAACTTTTATGAGATGCTTCCTCTCATAATCACAGGATGCAAAAGTGGGCAAAGCAACGACTTCCCCATTTTCAATGCCTTGGCttatgattattatgttttgctGATCTCACAGATTACAACTCCATGTTGACAAAGGCTAATAGACGCTTGCATACACATGACACCTTCCCTGATTATTAAAGCCTTTTAAGTGGTTTAAGTACTAGAGGGTCAACTGAACGTGGATCTTTCTGAGACATACCTGCTGAACCACATCACCACTTGTGTAATTAATGATTCTCAAATTTAAACTGGCACACGTTCCTTAACCTTtgacatataaaatgttatagaagatttctattaaaaaaaatactgttctttttaactttctattcattaaacaatacaaaaaaaaaatgttttagtatgaTTACCACAAAGAGATTAGGCAGCAcaccagttttcaacattgataataagtagTAAAGTTTCtttcagcatatcagaatgatctCTAAAGGATcacttcacaattaaaaaaataatgggatttttgttttttttgttatcaacaacaaaaaccccACTATTGAACAATATAATTCTACACATGTCCCAAACATCCAAAAGCCACTATTGATGctcaaaataaatacagtctgCACATGTCCCAAACCCACAAGCCAAAGTGACTTTTGAAGCTTGAAAtaattcaattcattcattcgAGAAAAGTTTGGAGGCAGTTAACAGATGATCACACAGGTATCACAGGCTGCTAAAACAATCAGAAGACAGATTCACATCTTCATTAAAGAACACAGTACACTAGAAAGCCAAACAATCACCCGTATCAGACTGCAGCTGTGCAAGCTTCAGATGAGCCTCTGTTCATCAAGCTGTAAGGTTATCCCAGGCTTAACTCTACAGTCAGTGTATTTCAGATGAATCTAGCGGCTGTGGCTCGTCTAATGAGAACACACACTAATCACACACTTTCTTCCAGATGATGACAACTGGCTCAATGCTCCTAAAATGAAGCAGTCTGACATGATGAAGCTGATAGAACtttatgtgttatttaaattCAAACCGCATGCAGCTTACGTCAACACTAGTTTTACTGGGCAGCACAAAATTGTTAAAAACTGAACAACAAGCTCTTTAAAAGCCAAGGTAGCTAATATAATAACATGATTTTCATAATTCTGCCAGACATTTGAAGAAGCAGATGGCTTTGAGGTCCTGAAAAATAAgctgaatacttttattcaaagaatgatgaaaaaaatgtaacatggtttccacaaaaatgtgttttaaataacaccaaatcagcatattaaaatgatttctgaaggatcatgtgacagtgaagactggtgtaatggctgaTGCCagttcagcttttccatcacagaattaaattacattttaacatattcaaataaaaatttgtcattttaatttgtaataatattccacatgttattgtatttttgatcaaataaatggagccttggtgatGCAAGAGAAGAAGACATCTAAACATCACCTGAAGCTGATTACTTCAAGGTATGATAAAGCAAGAGATATTCTACTCAACATAAATGACGAATGCCTtggaattaaaatatttaacacttttaaagttttcattataatattactttaGCACCTTTGTGGgttaaaaagactttaaaaggACCAGTGggtgatttaataaaaatttgcACACAATTTTTTGCACTGCAGGCCTGGCAACAATTTTAAATTAGAGAATCTCTCTAGAGTGGTTTACCTGCCCTCTCAAAGACCAGGTAAGCATGTGTCTTGTCCAACCTTGACTGACAATCAGGAAAGACCAGGTAAGCATGTGTCTTGTCCAACCTTGACTGACAATCAGGTTAGAAATAATGACATGTCTCAAAAACTATGATACTACTCAAAACAGCTGTTCAAAATGAAgcacaaaacagtattttattaaaaacagtgatATCCTCTGCTCAACTTCATAGGCTTTCTACAACAATTGTTTCGATGCACTTGTCAACAAGACAAGTACAGTTGAAGAAAAACACGCGTTAACTCCCATTAGCTGCAAACACACCTGGATTGAGTCCTGAAACGTCATGTGTCCattgataatgtttatttttatcctGCCGTGGATATGCACATCAGATATAATAACATACACAACATATTCACAacactttttc
This portion of the Cyprinus carpio isolate SPL01 chromosome A20, ASM1834038v1, whole genome shotgun sequence genome encodes:
- the LOC109054346 gene encoding dnaJ homolog subfamily C member 5-like isoform X2, which gives rise to MADAKPPSDRPQRKMSTTGDTLYKVLGLEKGATAEDIKRAYRKLALKYHPDKNPDNPEAAEKFKEINNANSILTDETKRKIYDEYGSMGLYVSEQFGEESVKYYFLMSKWWFKGMVMCCAVFSCCCCCCCCCFCCGKCKPPEEDENYQYVDPEDLEAQIKAEQDGGGETIIIVQPIPSPGPEICSETVQDTK
- the LOC109054346 gene encoding dnaJ homolog subfamily C member 5-like isoform X1; its protein translation is MADAKPPSDRPQRKMSTTGDTLYKVLGLEKGATAEDIKRAYRKLALKYHPDKNPDNPEAAEKFKEINNANSILTDETKRKIYDEYGSMGLYVSEQFGEESVKYYFLMSKWWFKGMVMCCAVFSCCCCCCCCCFCCGKCKPPEEDENYQYVDPEDLEAQIKAEQDGGGSNVPVLIQPSSTINTSESTHFAARQSTYNTQK